In Lactuca sativa cultivar Salinas chromosome 5, Lsat_Salinas_v11, whole genome shotgun sequence, the DNA window AGAATGATTTTCAATTGCCAATGAGACTTGTTTTTCTTTCTCATTTAAAGCGGACCAGATAAAGTTTTGTCAGGATAAATGAATTGCTAATAATACCTGagaaaatagaaagaaaaaaaatacccaTAAACCCTCAAAATTATTTATAACAGGCTTTTGCtttcttaaaatctatttagtgctTCCCACTTTATAATTTTACTTAATCCTTTTAGTGTTTCCAGTTTACATTCACAAAATCATGCATTGACTGCTTGTTTGTTGTTGCCATCGGCAGTAATAGACCACTAGGTGACTTGAGTCATGCGTGAAGGGTTATACAaatatattaatttatattttatgtataaTGGAACAGTTCTTATTTTCTCATGTTTATTCAAGAGCTTTTTAAAGCTACTTGTTAAACTAGAAAAACACAGTGGAACTAATTGGATTGAAAGTGAAGCTGGTTAGTATTTTACTGATGGACAAACTAAAGagaatagcaacgtactttagcATGAAACTTGTGCCCAAAAAGAtgaatattttctattaaaaagaCGTAAAGATTAAGAAACCATGCTAAATGAAGAAATTATAGAGGATGGGAAAACAAACCAATGCATACTTGAAGGGACATACATTGGCTGTTTTACCAATGGAGGACCTGAAATTAAAAACCCCAATAAAATTGAAACAAATGATCTCATAGTTCTTTTAATTCAATAACTATATTAAATTGCAAAGAAAGAGAAATGACAAACACATATCTCCAATACCTAATCCATTCTCCTAAATACTGTCAGTGACACCACTTTCTACCCTCAAGTTTccataattttaaatattaattaatacaaCTCCCACCTCAATTCAACACCCCTACAACCATACTGATAAAAAAAAGCTTAGATCAGAACTTAACTGAAACCTAAAAACAATAGAAAGAAAATATATACCTGCATGATTAAACTACTTACAAAATTCTGTGAAATGCTATTCCTAATTAAAGATCAAGATGCCATAAGGTTAAAAAAAACCTCATTGCCAGAAATCTGAAGAGCACATGCTATTTTCAACAAAGGTAGGGATTAGTGAGATGGGTAATAACAATACAAACGACCCTAACCTTTTTCTTCGATCAATTACTATGGGACAGAAATCAAGTTCCCCCAATTCAGAAAACCAACAAAACAATTAGTTCGAAGGAGGGGGAGAAGAAATAAACACAATAAACAATCATGGCAAGACGGAGAGTAATTCTTTTAGAGGAAGCCATGACTCAACCTAACTATTGCCAAAATGAAATCCGATAAAACAAACTAATAAGGGCTCATTTCAATCAATAAATTGTGCAAaaaattaataagttatttttggaaaatcaaaaaatcgATTATGATGATGTACGAAAACAAACAAATCATTATAAATTATTGAGGCTTGTGTTTAACACGGTGTACTTAAAACAAATCCGATAAAACGAGTAGGTGTCTTACATATAATTGTGCAAAAAATCAATAAATTCAAGTGGTATAAAAGAAACAAACCAAATTCAAGAGGCCAGTTCAAACAAAAACAAGATTACTAAGATAGAAATACAATCCAACATCAATACATAGGTCTCAACCAAAAAACCAACATACCTTAACCAAGTATTGAAATCTAAAGTTTTTAGCTACACATGGCAAGGAACAATTCAAACAAAATAATGGAAATCAAAGTGTTTAACAAACTACAAAACAATCATTCCAAAAAAAATCAAGCATTTTAAACCTTCAAAATCACATTTTTCTGTATGTGGAACAAATTCTCCTTGAATGAATCCAATTTCCCctttttacaaaaataaaaaaagtttgcCAAAATAATTTGTTGGGGGAGGGGGACATGGTTTGTGTTAATAAACACAATCATGTTTTCTAAGTTCTCACGATATCAACATGGATTCAAAGTAGGATGGGCCAAATATGACAATTTTTGAAGAAACACAGTTTGGGTAACAAAACACGAGTTTGTTTTtatgtgatttttttttgtattcgatCTCAAAGTACATTCCCCAGTCTTTGAAATCCTACTTCGTTGTCTCTAGCCCCCCTCATTTACTCTGCTCCCTTTCTTTGAAATCATTAAAAATAGTGAAGtaccaaacattccacccatgaACATAGATTTGTtcaaaaaaacaagtaaaaaactaaaaatacagtgCAAATGTAGGAAATAGATGTGTAAATggaagctcgagctcgtttaataaactcGAGTTGAGCTTTTAACGAGTTGATCTCGAGCAACTCACGAGTagtttggctcgtttgcaccctagTTAACCGACATcttaagaattaaacaaacaTATGGAATAAATTTATAACTTACTCAGAAAACTTTAATATAAAGGATGCATAATCATAAATTTAAGTTTCTTTTATATAAATAGAAGACATactacaaaaatggtccatgtggtatgcattttttccgAGTTTTGGTCCAAACTACAAATTTTTTGGAACGGTAGTCATTTTCAGCTAGTTTCATTGTTGAATTGGTCTTGTTAAACTTGAAAAAGACTAATACACCCTTTTAATTTGTTAAATCAAATAAAGAAGGGgactcacctctctctctctctctctctctctctctctctctctcttcaaaacaTACACAAACACACACTCTCAAGAATATACACCCATATGTAGGAGCATACACCTCCATCTTCGCCCATATCTATTCTGCCACTTTCATCTCCGCCAAAAATAGTTCCAAATATCCTCTGCAACCACCATGATTTCACAACTCAAACACACAAAGGCTGCTAAAGTGAAAtaggagagagatagagagacggTGTTGCGAAAGTCTAGTCGTCTTCTTCGATTACCCACTGCTAGCACCACCACTTGTACCGCGACACCATACTCTTTTTTGTTCCTAATCCTTTTTTTAATCTTACTTAACACCAAAACCATCCTCTAATTTGGTTTTTGTGGATGTCAAACATGAGCCCCACCATGTTCAAGATAAGCCCTAACTTTTCAAAGTTCAAGCTCAATTTTCATCATATCTGCCATTGTTGTTTGAGCATCGGTTGTTTACTTCGTTGTTGCGTGGATAGAGGAAGAAACTTAACCGGGTGTTTAATTAATTGTAATGTGCTTTTCTAAGAATAAAGAGTGCCTTGTTTTTTCGACAACATTTCCGAATGAAGTGTAGAGCAAAAAGGCTTTGGCTGATATCCCTAGCACTAGGTTAGcggatgtaacgtcccaaaaatatcaagaaaaaagttttatttttcaaTAACCAAAACCATTTAAAGATTTATTCAAAAGACAATCGGAGTATCATCCCTCAAATATAATCACAGAATCATCACGGAATCACTGAATCAGCATAGCAAAACATTGTTCCAAAATATAATCACAGAATCAGAGTAGCAAACATCTCTCAAATCATAAAAATCCAAAGGATGATGTGTACGATCAAGCCTTTACCTTCCCCCAATcatccaaagtacctgaaacatggaAATTCACAACTATCAGCAAAaacttagtgaattcccccaaaaTATTCCACACAACAACACAATAACAATTACATTACATGCATATAGGGTTTGTTGGTTTGTGGCCTCAACACAACTACCCAGGGTGTGTTGACAtgtctcaacccaaccatcccGGGTTTGTTGGTCTACCACATGAAGCAATACCACCTCAACCAACCATCCAAGGTTTGTTGGCCGCCCACCTCAACCTAACCACTGACATGCAACAGATAACAATAATTACCAAATACATGTAAACATATCGATCTACCAAACTAACATATGTGTGTATAACACACCTTAATGGGCTGACATTGATGGTGGAAGGAATTCGGTTTCATGTGAGAAATTTTTTTGTTGATTACAAATAACTTAACAATCAGATTTAGTAACTTAACAATCAGATTTAGTTTTGTTGTCCTTCATCTTAAAGTCACAAAatccttaaaaataaaaaatctaatCTAATAATCTTTTTAGTTTGATGTTCATGATTATTTTTTCCAATTTGTTACCCAGGATCTTAATTTTGTTTTAGTTGTAGttcaatttttgggttttggttttGATTATAGTTTGAGATGGTTTGAGGAAATTTAGGGTTACAGGATGAAAGAGAAAAAGCTGAGGGCAAAACAGTCATTTTACAGACATTTGTAACACCGTCAATATTTAGACAAACCTTGCAATCAAACTATACTTTATCGACCACTTGTACAACAAATAAATATCTAGATGAAAACCATAACTTTTGAAATATCACAAGGTTAAAATTGTAAATTACTCTGCAAATAATTGTGGCATGTTACTTGGCAATAACCAAGATCAAAGTTGTAGAACGACTAAGTCAACAATATATCATGCAAAAAGGCAAGTGGTCAATGCAAGGTTTAGGGCCTTTAGGGTAGTTCAGTCATTATACTTGTAGTTTAGGTGGAAAAGTTAGTTGCATGAGTAGTAGAGAttatctttacgtgttaatcagttTTAGTCTACTTTTGGAAAGACACATCTCTCAAATATAGGAATGCATTCAATTCATATCCTGCTTTCATTCTATATTTCTTGATTTTCTATCAAACTTGTATCACACTCCttacttttttttttagaaaaggcAAATATTATTATAGGAGGCAAATAGCAAGAAGCTACAACAAGCCAAAAGTTAACAATACGAACAAACAGAGCAAGAAAGGGAAAACAAAGTAAGGGAAAAAAGGACTAAATTAAGTTGAGAGATGAGCGAAAGGCGATACACTCCATTCGATCCAATTCCCACAACCAAGTCCACCTCTGTGCTTGcaccaaacaaaaataaaatacttactttagaaacaaaaataaaatacttaaaCAAAATATTGCGTTTTATTCTTTATCCATAATAGTAGCATACTTATACTTTTCTATCCATAATAGTGATGTACTtatattttatacatataataaCATTGCACTTATATTTCtacccataatagcaacatacttacatGTCTTTACAACTAGAAGCAATGTACTTTGTTCTTTATCCATCCATAATAGCAACAAACTTATACTTTTGCCTATAGTAGCAACTAATTTTCACTTCCCTACTAATAAGGTCAAATGTTTATTTGTTTAATATTGGCATATTGCTATTATTGGTAAAGACTAAAGAGATCTACGTATTTTGCCATACTgagtaaggtgttgtttgttttttcgaagcgaaaatgtttgaagtctgcggaccacctatTTAGCCCTCTGTATTAAAAGAGATGGACCAAACGAGTGCAGTATGTAATAAAAAGTATGTTTGTTTTAACGTCTGCAGACTGCTGCAATAAGTTAAAATAAGGTGTGACGAGGTTTGAAGCAGATGGTTTAGTGTTGCGCCAAGCAACACACACGCAACAATTTTTTAAGTTAGaagtcttctgaaaaacaaacaactACGAATGGCCAAGTGCTACGCATGTGCTGCACGGCACAACAATAAGTGGTCAAAAGTggttttttagaaaaaacaaacagcGCCTAAGGAATCATAAGTATGATTGATGCTTTTATCTATAAATAAATGCAAGTATGCTGCAATTATAGGTTACACATTGCTTTTTCCTGAAAATTATCctatagaaaataaaaaacatatgAGAGCAAAGCCAAATTACTTTGGTACAAAAGCAGCTtttcttaatatattatttttatacgaATTACCTGGAGAGGGTTGGTGGGTAAAGGGACTTTTTTGGGCGCTATCATTTTGACCATGATTCTGACTTTGACCATGACCATCAACAAGGCTGTCACTGAAAAGTTGGGAAGTCGTCTCCTGGGCAAatattttcacaaataatatgttcaCGTCTTCTGCCAAtctgaaacaaaaaaaaacaacttaTTATACGCAACaataatttttaaaacatatatcaGATATCAGACGCAAGATGAACTTTGTTGGATATGAAGACATTGCCAAAATGAtcatttatataaattaaaattgCAGATAAATTAAATAAAGTAATTGCAGCCAATCCTAATCCGccttaaaaaataacaataaactACTTAACCTACTCTCCAATAGCTCCATCAAATACTTGTAATCTCAGAAGGTTTCAGATGCATACATATAGTGGAAGCAAATTGTTGATGTTATTTTTTCAGTATTTTGCATAATATATACAACAATTTCAGTGAGTTGAGAGAGTATAATACAGTGAACTTAGGCATGTAGACACAAAATTACCAATGTGAATCATTGATATTTGATATAAGTACTAATAATAGCAAAATGATAAGCCCCAGACTTTATTACCTTTTTATATTGACCACTTGTTTTTAGGTTATAACATTTCAACCCACGAAAAGACCACATCATGTGGCATTTCCTTTCCTTGATGTCCCAATTCGTTAAATAAAAAGTAgacttttttaataaataaaaaaaaatcggcTAAATAACAAATATCTTTTGTAAAGAATTACCATGCAGGCATACTAAATAAGTGCTCAAGGCAGTTTCCATGCAGTATTCAGCATCGTTAAAAAAAAAGCACATCGTTACCTGAAGAAAATAAATAAGCACAAGTTCTAAAACAGAGGGGTATTTATGGAAATACACAAACAGGAATGATTCAAGATTGCTCATTGTAAGTTTTGGTTGATTTTCACACCATATCTTTATCTCTAACCTGTTCAGACACACTTAAAAGCATTAAGAGGTAAATTCAGCTTTTGTAATAACAATATTTATGAGAAATAAAATAACATTGACTTAAGAGTGCTATAAGTTGTTAAAACTTAAAACAGCAAAAACCTTCATAGACCATCAAATCCTTATAAATTTATATgttccttgtaattaatagatGCCAACAAAAATCAAAGTCAACATTTGGACCAGTTATCAGCATTTTAACAATCTTACACATTTTAAGACGACAATGTTATAATCCTAAAATGTTGCATATATAATAACTATTAAACTCTTCAACTAGTATTTAAATCTTGCAACTTCACATCAAAATTACACTATAAATTAGTAGTTAGACAACCTGTGCATTATTTACTTACACATTGTTACCTCATCAGGAGTTTGCTCCATTTATCACTGTATTCATTCATAAACTTCTTCAGCTGAGTGTTATGCATAATCCTGAAGAACACCTCATTGACATCTACATAATTTGTACAAAAAACAAGATGCATATTAGAAATGGGACTAATATCAGTAAATAACACCAAAAATAACAACCATCTGCAATCAATCTATTAGGGTACACAAGGATTTTATTAATTCATGGTTTTATCAATTATGAGAAcataaattgaaattttttgcatCAAGAACACGATGGAACAAAGGATCCAGATCTTTTTATGTAATTACAAGTCTTGCTGCAATAATCATTTTCAAAATAGAGAGTAAAAAACCCTTTAAACAAACATGTAGGAAAACTAAGAGACAATGTATTAGTAGGTTACATTTATAAAGTACTATGTTATAACTGTTtagattttcaaagtataatgtccaATTATGTTAACTTTTCCAAGTGTAATTAACTAATTCCTTATACACAATTTTTACTACAAAAGATTTAACATTGTTATAGGAAAAAGTTAAAACAATAATATCTTAATAGGTGAAACTATAACAATGTCATTTAAAGAATATGATAGATGattatattttcaaaatataatgtcTTATTagggaaaaaaattgaaaatataaTGTTATAATTGGCAACGATGGTTAAACGAGTTTAGATTTTAAAACTAGAACGCATTAAAACTATAATGTATTGGGTtagattttaaaaatataaatataatgttAC includes these proteins:
- the LOC122198186 gene encoding uncharacterized protein LOC122198186 isoform X2; the protein is MQKSQASLNKDVNEVFFRIMHNTQLKKFMNEYSDKWSKLLMRLAEDVNILFVKIFAQETTSQLFSDSLVDGHGQSQNHGQNDSAQKSPFTHQPSPGTLDDWGKVKA
- the LOC122198186 gene encoding uncharacterized protein LOC122198186 isoform X1 encodes the protein MQKSQASLNKDVNEVFFRIMHNTQLKKFMNEYSDKWSKLLMRLAEDVNILFVKIFAQETTSQLFSDSLVDGHGQSQNHGQNDSAQKSPFTHQPSPEVDLVVGIGSNGVYRLSLISQLNLVLFSLTLFSLSCSVCSYC